A DNA window from Iodobacter ciconiae contains the following coding sequences:
- a CDS encoding RNA-binding S4 domain-containing protein — MDHSVRLDKWLWAARFFKTRSTASAAIDAGHVYLNQQRAKPARLLKEGDLLRVRTEQGEFEISVLLLSEQRGPAAVARQMYQESAESMLKRARDKEARQLAPRFEHPAGEGRPSKKWRRQLHQFEQKNSTGE; from the coding sequence ATGGATCACAGTGTTCGCTTGGACAAGTGGTTATGGGCTGCACGGTTTTTTAAAACGCGCTCGACTGCCAGTGCTGCAATTGATGCGGGGCATGTGTATTTAAATCAGCAAAGAGCAAAACCTGCCCGATTGCTTAAAGAGGGTGATCTGCTGCGTGTCCGCACCGAGCAAGGCGAGTTTGAAATCTCTGTGCTGCTGCTTTCCGAGCAACGTGGCCCGGCGGCAGTAGCTCGCCAAATGTATCAGGAAAGTGCTGAAAGCATGCTAAAGAGAGCGCGTGACAAAGAAGCCCGTCAGCTTGCCCCAAGGTTTGAACATCCTGCAGGGGAAGGGCGACCAAGCAAAAAATGGCGGCGGCAATTACACCAGTTTGAGCAAAAAAATAGCACGGGTGAATAG
- a CDS encoding diguanylate cyclase: protein MEGSSVEETLLLLQKLSRGPVLYITSALTVVEQIHYVKLGVTDFIYIPLDIQKLIDRLDVLLEKTQNSPYRVLIVDDSETMGRASGSILTQAEMQVQLIKNPLDVFVSLERFVPDIVLMDVYMPQCSGDEMAKVIRQQTRFDSIPIVFLSTETNRNKQLMARSMGGDDFWVKNMPAEELVASVTMTCARYRSLRRWMCCDSLTTLLNHTHIIEWLEREVKRSQKEALSLSFAMVDIDHFKKINDDYGHAIGDKVIKILARLLRHSINGEGAVGRYGGEEFAVVFSETSMIRAAQKLDSWRLRFTELIQMSDDIQFPVTFSAGIADLKNGMNAPQLIDAADSALYQAKHAGRNQVGLCQG, encoded by the coding sequence TTGGAGGGAAGTTCTGTTGAGGAAACGCTGCTTCTTTTACAGAAATTGTCCCGTGGCCCTGTTCTGTATATTACTTCTGCACTGACTGTTGTGGAACAAATTCATTATGTGAAATTAGGCGTTACGGATTTTATTTATATCCCTTTAGATATTCAAAAACTGATTGACCGTCTTGATGTTTTGTTGGAAAAAACGCAAAACTCTCCTTATCGCGTACTGATTGTTGATGATTCCGAAACGATGGGCAGGGCAAGTGGTAGCATATTAACGCAGGCCGAAATGCAGGTGCAGCTGATTAAAAACCCTTTGGATGTTTTTGTTTCTCTGGAGCGTTTTGTCCCGGATATTGTGCTGATGGATGTCTATATGCCGCAATGCTCCGGGGATGAAATGGCAAAGGTGATTCGTCAGCAAACCCGGTTTGACAGTATTCCGATTGTTTTTCTGTCAACAGAAACCAATCGTAATAAGCAATTGATGGCACGCAGTATGGGAGGGGATGATTTCTGGGTAAAAAATATGCCGGCAGAAGAGCTGGTTGCTTCTGTGACGATGACCTGCGCGCGCTATCGCTCACTACGGCGCTGGATGTGCTGCGATAGTCTCACTACACTATTAAACCATACGCATATTATTGAATGGCTGGAGCGGGAGGTTAAACGTTCACAAAAAGAAGCACTGTCTTTATCTTTTGCCATGGTTGATATTGATCATTTCAAAAAAATTAATGATGATTACGGTCATGCCATTGGAGATAAAGTTATTAAAATTCTAGCCCGCTTATTGCGTCACTCCATCAATGGAGAAGGTGCTGTCGGGCGGTATGGTGGCGAAGAGTTTGCTGTGGTTTTTTCAGAAACAAGCATGATTCGGGCGGCACAAAAACTTGATAGCTGGCGGCTGCGTTTTACTGAATTAATTCAAATGTCTGATGATATTCAGTTTCCGGTTACATTTAGTGCGGGTATTGCTGATTTAAAAAATGGAATGAATGCGCCGCAATTAATTGATGCTGCTGATTCTGCACTTTATCAGGCTAAGCATGCTGGTCGTAATCAGGTAGGTTTATGCCAGGGCTGA
- a CDS encoding M61 family metallopeptidase, whose amino-acid sequence MTISYKISPASLHAHLFHVSVYIKNPDPAGQCVYLPAWIPGSYLIREFARNIVEIRAESAGKSLELTKIDKHSWQAAPVSGILEIHYSVYAWDLSVRGAYLDQTRGFFNGTSVFLAVKGQEKNTCNVEITAPEGKEYKNWKIATTLARHGAKKGQFGGYKAADYDELIDHPVEMGAFSQISFKACGIPHDIVIAGRHSADLKRLKKDLKKICEYQIRLFGEPAPFEHYVFMTMALGDGYGGLEHRSSTALMCNRDDLPLVHETQIKTAYRQFLGLCSHEYFHSWNVKRIKPAAYAPYDLSQENYTRLLWAFEGITSYYDDLTLVRTGLISQQEYLDLLAQTITGVQRVNGRTKQTLEESSFDTWVKFYRQDENSPNSLVSYYAKGALAALCLDLLIRQQTAGQKSLDDVMRALWLRYGKDFAIKGEGVAEAAWEALAAEVTGLDLKSFFDLVLRSTDELPLQALLAGVGVDWQMRAAVGAADKGGWIDKKLPPVNTLGARTSSEGSFVKLSHVLDGGAAQRSGLSAGDLLIAMNQLRVTSGNLDSLLASQPTNGEVEILAFRRDELMQFNVHLQHAEANTCGLRLKPLSDDLSITRNAWLLS is encoded by the coding sequence ATGACAATCTCTTATAAAATTTCGCCTGCGTCTTTGCATGCACATCTGTTTCATGTTTCTGTTTATATTAAAAATCCGGATCCGGCAGGACAGTGTGTTTATTTACCTGCGTGGATTCCGGGTAGTTATTTAATTCGCGAATTCGCCCGTAATATTGTTGAAATCAGAGCTGAATCTGCAGGGAAATCACTCGAGCTTACCAAAATAGATAAACATAGCTGGCAGGCAGCGCCAGTGAGTGGAATTCTGGAAATTCACTACAGCGTATATGCCTGGGATTTATCTGTCCGGGGTGCATATCTGGACCAGACACGTGGTTTTTTTAATGGAACCAGTGTTTTTCTGGCCGTTAAGGGGCAGGAAAAAAACACCTGTAATGTAGAGATTACAGCACCGGAAGGTAAAGAATATAAAAACTGGAAAATTGCCACCACGCTTGCCAGGCATGGTGCCAAGAAGGGCCAGTTTGGTGGCTATAAGGCGGCTGATTATGATGAGCTGATTGATCACCCGGTTGAAATGGGGGCATTTAGCCAAATCAGTTTTAAAGCCTGCGGCATCCCGCACGATATTGTGATTGCGGGTCGGCATAGTGCAGATTTAAAACGTTTGAAAAAAGATCTGAAAAAAATTTGCGAATACCAGATTCGTTTGTTTGGTGAGCCTGCTCCATTTGAGCACTATGTATTTATGACAATGGCGCTGGGTGATGGCTATGGCGGGCTGGAGCATCGCTCATCTACCGCGCTGATGTGTAATCGTGATGATTTGCCTTTGGTGCATGAAACTCAAATTAAAACAGCTTATCGCCAATTCTTGGGGCTATGCAGCCATGAGTATTTTCACAGCTGGAATGTAAAGCGAATTAAACCGGCGGCCTATGCTCCCTATGATTTGAGCCAGGAAAACTACACACGTTTATTGTGGGCTTTTGAAGGCATTACCTCTTATTACGATGATTTAACGCTGGTGCGTACCGGTTTAATCAGTCAGCAAGAGTATCTGGATTTATTAGCTCAGACTATTACCGGGGTGCAAAGAGTTAATGGGCGGACAAAGCAGACCTTGGAAGAATCCAGTTTTGATACATGGGTGAAGTTTTATCGTCAGGATGAAAACAGCCCGAATAGCCTGGTGAGTTATTACGCCAAGGGTGCACTGGCAGCGCTGTGCCTTGATCTGTTGATCAGGCAGCAAACCGCCGGGCAAAAATCGCTTGATGATGTAATGCGTGCACTGTGGCTGCGCTATGGTAAAGATTTTGCCATTAAAGGTGAAGGTGTGGCAGAAGCCGCCTGGGAAGCTCTGGCCGCTGAAGTGACTGGCCTTGATCTGAAATCCTTTTTTGATTTGGTGTTGCGCTCAACAGATGAGCTTCCCTTGCAGGCGTTGCTGGCCGGGGTGGGGGTGGATTGGCAGATGCGTGCCGCTGTGGGGGCTGCTGATAAAGGGGGCTGGATAGATAAAAAGTTGCCGCCTGTAAACACCCTGGGTGCGCGTACCAGCAGCGAAGGAAGCTTTGTAAAACTAAGCCATGTCTTGGATGGGGGGGCTGCGCAAAGGTCCGGTTTGTCAGCTGGAGATTTATTGATTGCAATGAATCAGTTACGTGTGACCAGCGGTAATCTGGATAGTCTGCTCGCCAGTCAGCCGACTAATGGCGAGGTGGAAATTCTGGCATTTCGGCGTGACGAGCTCATGCAGTTTAATGTGCATTTGCAGCATGCAGAAGCCAATACCTGTGGCCTGAGGCTTAAACCTCTATCTGATGATCTAAGTATTACACGAAACGCATGGCTTCTTTCTTGA
- a CDS encoding VOC family protein, protein MQIDHIDHLVLTVANIDQTTRFYQQVLGMEVVTFGAGRKALSFGSQKINLHEQGKELEPKAAAPTPGSADICLITSTPLSEVILHLQSCGVPITEGPVRRTGASGAIISVYFRDPDLNLIEVSNYADI, encoded by the coding sequence ATGCAAATCGACCATATAGATCACCTTGTTCTTACTGTGGCAAATATCGACCAAACAACCCGCTTTTATCAGCAAGTCCTTGGTATGGAAGTCGTGACATTTGGAGCAGGTAGAAAAGCACTTTCTTTTGGTTCGCAAAAGATTAATCTGCACGAACAGGGGAAAGAGCTCGAGCCCAAAGCGGCAGCACCAACACCCGGTTCAGCAGATATTTGCCTGATCACATCAACACCTCTTTCCGAGGTTATATTGCATCTGCAAAGCTGTGGAGTTCCGATTACAGAGGGCCCGGTCAGACGAACAGGCGCAAGCGGAGCAATCATATCGGTTTATTTTCGGGACCCGGATTTAAATTTAATTGAAGTCTCCAACTACGCGGATATCTGA
- a CDS encoding NAD-dependent epimerase/dehydratase family protein gives MKILIFGASGMVGQGVLRECLAAADVSQIVTVGRTPLTQAHPKLQQLVHADLMRLDARKDELRGFDACFFCLGVSSSGMDENTYQKITYELTLTVAKLLAELNLEMTFVYVSGAGTDSSEQGRSMWARVKGKTENDLKKLPFRSIYLFRPSIIQPLHGAKSKTAAYRYFYNLSGPLLSLIRRLFPSFIVTTDDVGQAMLNAARQTNQRVLVAEAHDIARLSRGAHL, from the coding sequence ATGAAAATCCTGATTTTTGGCGCCAGCGGCATGGTTGGGCAAGGGGTGCTGCGCGAGTGTCTGGCAGCAGCCGATGTCAGCCAGATCGTTACAGTGGGCCGCACGCCGCTCACACAGGCCCATCCCAAATTGCAGCAACTCGTGCATGCGGATTTAATGAGGCTGGACGCTCGTAAAGACGAGCTGCGCGGTTTTGATGCCTGCTTCTTCTGTTTAGGCGTATCGTCCTCTGGGATGGACGAGAACACTTACCAAAAAATTACTTATGAACTTACATTAACTGTGGCAAAACTGCTGGCAGAACTCAATCTGGAGATGACGTTTGTCTATGTTTCAGGAGCCGGTACCGACAGCAGTGAGCAGGGGCGCAGTATGTGGGCGCGAGTGAAGGGCAAGACCGAAAATGATTTAAAAAAGCTGCCATTTAGGAGCATCTATCTGTTCCGCCCCAGCATTATCCAGCCTCTGCATGGTGCCAAATCGAAAACAGCGGCCTACCGCTACTTCTACAATCTATCCGGCCCCCTGCTGTCGCTGATTCGGCGGCTGTTTCCCAGCTTCATCGTGACAACGGATGATGTTGGGCAAGCGATGCTCAATGCAGCACGCCAGACAAATCAACGCGTACTGGTGGCAGAAGCACACGATATTGCCAGGCTCTCCCGTGGTGCACACCTCTGA
- the rarD gene encoding EamA family transporter RarD, whose translation MLSGQGLLLSLTASLVFSILGWYSTQLSPLHGLDIFAWRVIWTVPAMLLLLALLKHGAKIRSTLARFKHEPILWLALPVNALLLAIQQAMFMWAPLEGRLQEVSLGYFLLPLVMVLVGFFIYKERPSKLQWLAVFFALIGVLHELWLTRAFSWVTLVTALGYPPYLMIRRALHLDPFSGFLIETLFILPVAVLVIYLHPAASQALHTTPALWILLPCLGIMTATAFVCYLMASKLLTIGLLGILGYVEPVLLFFISLFVLGEPFSIAGLGTYIPIWLGIMLTCWQSVHTLHKQRKSNQS comes from the coding sequence ATGCTGTCAGGCCAAGGATTACTCCTCTCTCTCACTGCCTCTCTGGTATTTTCTATTTTAGGCTGGTATAGCACTCAGCTTAGCCCCCTTCATGGCCTGGATATTTTTGCCTGGCGGGTTATCTGGACAGTACCTGCCATGCTGCTGCTTTTAGCCCTCTTAAAGCATGGAGCCAAAATACGCAGCACGCTGGCACGTTTTAAACACGAACCCATTCTCTGGCTGGCACTTCCTGTAAACGCACTATTGCTGGCAATTCAGCAGGCAATGTTTATGTGGGCCCCCTTGGAGGGGCGCTTACAGGAGGTTTCTCTTGGCTATTTTCTATTGCCCCTGGTCATGGTGCTGGTCGGTTTTTTTATTTACAAAGAGCGCCCAAGTAAATTGCAATGGCTGGCTGTTTTTTTTGCATTGATCGGTGTGCTACATGAACTATGGCTGACACGTGCCTTCTCTTGGGTCACTCTGGTAACCGCCCTTGGCTACCCGCCCTATTTAATGATACGCCGTGCCCTGCATCTGGATCCTTTCAGTGGCTTTTTAATAGAAACGCTGTTTATTCTGCCAGTTGCTGTACTCGTGATTTATCTGCACCCTGCCGCCAGCCAGGCCCTGCATACAACACCAGCACTATGGATTTTATTACCCTGTCTTGGCATCATGACGGCCACAGCATTTGTTTGCTATTTAATGGCAAGTAAATTACTCACGATTGGCTTACTCGGCATTCTAGGTTATGTAGAGCCGGTCTTACTGTTTTTTATCTCGCTGTTTGTACTGGGGGAGCCCTTTAGTATTGCAGGCTTAGGCACTTATATTCCAATCTGGCTGGGTATTATGCTGACCTGCTGGCAAAGTGTGCACACATTACATAAGCAACGTAAATCAAATCAATCTTAA
- the pepD gene encoding beta-Ala-His dipeptidase — protein sequence MKDPILTRIENGWVHAEGTTLGADNGIGVAAALAMLESNLPHGPLEVLLTIDEESGMSGARALEPGLLQGQLLLNLDTEEWGEVYVGCAGGVDVSLSRKLSTEPLAAGFDVFEISLTGLVGGHSGVDIHLERGNAIRLLARVINAACRDVEARLVSFNGGTLRNALAREAFAKISVAACDARRLAEIVGSHQALFRDELAGTDPHLSIALKPSVADLVPVAAHARLALDMLLTLPHGVRSWSKSLAGVVETSNNLGVVSVSNGRFEAVLMVRSLKNIRMRELADAIAAVGRLGGCVVEEEGEYPGWTPDLKSTALALIENVYQQRYGKKPKVQVIHAGLECGLLGAIYPKMDMVSFGPTIRGAHSPDERVEIASVASFWELLADTLAAVPKA from the coding sequence ATGAAAGACCCCATTCTGACCCGTATCGAAAACGGCTGGGTCCATGCGGAAGGCACAACCCTGGGGGCGGACAACGGAATCGGTGTGGCTGCTGCACTTGCTATGCTGGAAAGCAATCTGCCTCATGGCCCGCTGGAAGTGTTACTGACTATTGATGAAGAAAGCGGCATGAGCGGTGCACGCGCACTTGAGCCGGGTTTATTACAAGGCCAGTTATTACTGAATCTGGATACCGAAGAGTGGGGTGAAGTCTATGTGGGTTGTGCAGGCGGGGTAGATGTCAGCCTGTCGCGTAAATTAAGCACAGAGCCATTAGCTGCGGGTTTTGATGTGTTTGAAATCTCGCTGACAGGTCTGGTAGGCGGGCATTCGGGTGTTGATATTCACCTTGAACGTGGCAATGCAATCCGTTTACTGGCACGAGTGATCAATGCTGCCTGCCGTGATGTGGAAGCCAGGCTGGTGTCGTTTAATGGTGGCACTTTACGTAATGCTCTGGCGCGTGAAGCCTTTGCTAAAATCTCGGTTGCAGCCTGTGATGCCCGGCGTTTGGCAGAAATTGTGGGTAGTCATCAAGCTTTGTTTCGTGATGAATTAGCAGGCACAGATCCTCATTTATCCATCGCTTTGAAACCGTCCGTGGCAGATCTGGTGCCTGTTGCCGCTCATGCGCGTTTAGCGCTTGATATGTTGCTTACTCTGCCACACGGCGTGCGCAGCTGGAGCAAGTCCTTGGCTGGTGTAGTAGAAACCTCAAATAATCTGGGTGTGGTAAGCGTTAGTAATGGCCGCTTCGAGGCTGTGTTAATGGTCAGATCACTTAAAAATATTCGTATGCGGGAGTTGGCTGATGCCATCGCTGCGGTGGGGCGTCTGGGGGGCTGCGTGGTTGAGGAAGAGGGCGAATATCCGGGCTGGACTCCCGATTTAAAATCGACAGCTCTGGCGCTTATAGAAAATGTATATCAGCAGCGATATGGTAAAAAACCGAAAGTACAGGTGATTCATGCTGGCCTGGAGTGTGGCTTACTGGGGGCTATTTATCCAAAAATGGATATGGTCTCTTTTGGCCCGACTATTCGTGGTGCCCATTCTCCGGATGAACGGGTTGAGATTGCCTCTGTTGCTTCTTTCTGGGAATTGCTGGCCGATACACTGGCAGCAGTGCCTAAAGCCTGA
- a CDS encoding c-type cytochrome, whose product MSGSNVKASKGIAGMILAAVIGVPLFVYLLIKLFTSGSGVDITRPTMTTEAVSARLQPVGSIKVVDGGPPGSKSGKAVYESVCLSCHDTGLAGAPKFADASAWGARISKGFETLWTHAINGFNAMPAKGGSADLTDDEVKRAVAYMGNAAGAKFEESKEAGVATAGIAAIDPATKGKEIYDSVCMACHATGLAGAPKLGDKAAWAPRLKDGVDSAIAIATKGLNAMPPKGGYSGSDAEFAAAVHYLVNNSQ is encoded by the coding sequence ATGAGCGGTAGCAACGTGAAAGCGTCAAAGGGCATTGCTGGCATGATTCTGGCGGCAGTGATTGGGGTGCCGCTATTTGTTTATCTGCTGATCAAGCTGTTTACATCAGGTAGTGGTGTTGATATCACCCGCCCGACCATGACAACTGAAGCAGTTTCAGCACGCTTACAGCCTGTGGGGAGCATTAAGGTTGTTGATGGTGGCCCTCCGGGGTCAAAAAGTGGTAAGGCCGTTTACGAATCAGTCTGTTTATCCTGTCATGACACAGGCCTTGCGGGTGCGCCTAAATTTGCAGATGCTAGTGCCTGGGGTGCCCGCATTTCCAAAGGCTTTGAAACACTCTGGACGCACGCTATCAATGGCTTTAATGCCATGCCAGCCAAGGGTGGCTCTGCAGATCTGACAGATGATGAAGTTAAACGTGCAGTGGCTTATATGGGAAATGCTGCTGGTGCAAAATTTGAAGAGTCTAAAGAAGCAGGCGTTGCAACAGCTGGCATTGCAGCAATTGATCCGGCAACCAAGGGCAAAGAAATTTATGATTCAGTCTGTATGGCTTGCCATGCAACGGGTCTGGCTGGTGCTCCAAAGCTGGGAGACAAGGCAGCATGGGCTCCGCGCCTAAAAGATGGTGTAGACAGCGCCATTGCCATTGCGACAAAAGGCCTGAACGCGATGCCCCCTAAAGGCGGTTATAGCGGCTCTGATGCTGAGTTTGCTGCTGCAGTGCACTATCTTGTGAATAACAGCCAGTAA
- a CDS encoding lipid-binding SYLF domain-containing protein has product MQLRSIVFVISSLFALPVLADSAVKQSSADSSAEQKTPAERRAAIDQTAQETLAQIYKKYPKAKSQIAKAPAYAVFRTGGFQAVFVGAGGGDGVAVAKGKRTYMNMLQGKVGLGLGAKETREVWVFTSKDAYNKFIYSGWSASGEVGAAAKAGQSGAQIAGAKHLSKDVYVYQFTENGLTAEVTVNGAKYMVSDELNKQ; this is encoded by the coding sequence ATGCAACTACGATCAATTGTTTTTGTTATAAGTTCATTGTTTGCTTTGCCTGTATTGGCTGATTCAGCCGTAAAACAAAGCAGTGCCGATTCATCTGCTGAGCAAAAAACACCCGCAGAGCGTCGTGCTGCGATTGATCAAACGGCTCAGGAAACACTGGCTCAGATTTATAAGAAGTATCCGAAAGCAAAATCACAAATTGCTAAAGCACCGGCGTATGCAGTATTTCGCACGGGTGGCTTTCAGGCTGTTTTTGTAGGAGCGGGTGGCGGTGACGGAGTTGCCGTAGCCAAGGGTAAACGCACTTATATGAATATGCTGCAGGGAAAAGTGGGTTTGGGGCTGGGGGCCAAGGAAACACGTGAGGTTTGGGTGTTTACCAGTAAGGATGCTTATAACAAGTTTATTTATTCTGGCTGGAGCGCAAGCGGTGAAGTTGGTGCTGCTGCAAAGGCCGGGCAATCAGGTGCGCAGATTGCAGGCGCCAAACATTTGTCTAAAGATGTTTATGTTTACCAATTTACCGAAAATGGTTTAACCGCTGAAGTGACTGTCAACGGAGCCAAGTATATGGTGAGTGATGAGCTGAATAAACAGTAA
- a CDS encoding paraquat-inducible protein A encodes MFEITKMIRRFITKLNAFALPRDQQEPALPGHEFRCAQCDLLQKMDAIYAGQGASCARCGHHLCSVPLNPFDTPLAYALATLILLVLSCAFPLLNLRIAGVESQMTFLSSAKSLVDADFGIVANVLLSCVLLIPALFLCAVIYLAVALKWSLHWPGLRSVLRLAIRLEPWMMADVFVIGILVSLIKLAMLAQISFGLSFWAMLLFAISLIKTVTVFDVHWFGFQLDHLAGLPARHLRMNGAKSCTVCGFFNARQAHQCERCHARLHSRRPHSVSITWALLLTAMLLYLPANLYPMMITESWGESTPSTILEGVLLLWRMGSYPVAIIIFVASVVVPLVKFISITVLCIAARSKSKQGALHYTRLYRMTELIGRWSMVDVFVVVILVALIHMGKIMSVLPGVAAVSFAGVVVLTMLAALSFDVRLIWDADQRAEK; translated from the coding sequence TTGTTTGAAATTACTAAAATGATAAGGCGCTTTATTACAAAGCTGAATGCTTTTGCTCTGCCCAGGGATCAGCAAGAGCCGGCTCTGCCTGGGCATGAATTTCGTTGCGCCCAGTGTGATTTACTGCAAAAAATGGATGCAATATATGCAGGGCAGGGCGCAAGTTGTGCACGCTGTGGTCATCATTTATGCAGCGTACCGCTTAATCCCTTTGATACCCCGCTGGCTTATGCGCTGGCTACGCTTATTTTATTAGTATTGAGCTGCGCTTTTCCTCTGCTTAATCTGCGTATTGCTGGCGTAGAAAGCCAGATGACTTTTCTAAGCAGTGCCAAATCACTGGTCGATGCAGATTTTGGCATTGTTGCTAATGTATTGCTGAGCTGCGTGCTCCTGATTCCTGCTCTTTTTTTATGTGCGGTTATTTATTTGGCAGTTGCACTGAAATGGTCTTTGCATTGGCCTGGTTTGCGTAGTGTGCTGCGGCTTGCCATCCGGCTGGAACCCTGGATGATGGCTGATGTATTTGTGATTGGCATCCTGGTCAGCCTGATTAAATTAGCGATGCTCGCACAGATCAGTTTTGGTTTATCTTTTTGGGCCATGTTGCTTTTTGCCATTTCGCTGATTAAAACCGTAACCGTTTTTGATGTGCACTGGTTTGGTTTTCAGCTGGATCATCTTGCTGGCCTGCCTGCCCGGCATCTTAGAATGAACGGGGCCAAGTCCTGTACGGTTTGTGGTTTTTTTAATGCCCGGCAAGCCCATCAGTGCGAGCGCTGTCATGCCAGGCTGCACTCGCGCCGCCCGCATAGTGTGTCGATAACCTGGGCGCTGCTGCTTACGGCTATGCTGCTTTATCTGCCTGCTAATTTATACCCGATGATGATTACTGAGTCCTGGGGGGAGAGTACGCCTTCCACCATTTTGGAAGGGGTGCTGCTGCTCTGGCGTATGGGGTCCTACCCGGTAGCGATCATTATTTTTGTGGCCAGTGTGGTGGTGCCGCTTGTGAAATTTATTTCGATCACAGTGCTGTGTATTGCTGCCCGAAGTAAATCAAAGCAAGGTGCGTTGCACTACACCCGGCTCTATCGCATGACCGAGCTGATCGGGCGCTGGTCCATGGTGGATGTGTTTGTGGTGGTGATTTTGGTCGCGCTGATTCATATGGGTAAAATAATGTCGGTTCTGCCCGGTGTAGCCGCCGTTTCCTTTGCAGGTGTGGTGGTGCTCACCATGCTGGCGGCTTTAAGTTTTGATGTTCGGCTGATTTGGGATGCTGATCAGCGGGCAGAAAAGTAA